A section of the Malania oleifera isolate guangnan ecotype guangnan chromosome 2, ASM2987363v1, whole genome shotgun sequence genome encodes:
- the LOC131148497 gene encoding uncharacterized protein LOC131148497 isoform X1, protein MAAAESDPDLAAADTDLEFLYSNDSWYSVRLVLHADMLTVKYRDFPDIYDERFVPGGFKNADEVKRFRERFRPASLQLQDSECSKVERGMKVCASYSFKDDDVRFQDAIVEEVEFKKHAFRNGEEECLCIFMLSWLHGPKVGTMTATSVANICTLQSSANTNQTLNSFLNITMEKMKATLLTSDSDSKKGGDNGHLRSTAQAFEEIISNSWPKIEQDVDMGGETSLMNRITGYHHFVLIDNLEKDLSPRIVVEFIHKQTTISTQVCIFPSLSSETYTRGTIVSDCKENLEKLLKFLENPNHIITSSTGRPWVITEKIPRHGLFRTLIGNLNEKSLKKLQSRNTNCKELKLCHFGTKEYMTAKQLRDLFVEFADHQQRMHKKLALEERKILHMSHPDSLIQAKD, encoded by the exons ATGGCTGCTGCAGAATCTGATCCCGACTTAGCTGCGGCCGATACCGACCTCGAATTCCTCTACTCAAACGACTCCTGGTACTCCGTACGGCTGGTTCTCCATGCTGACATGCTCACCGTCAAGTACCGCGACTTCCCCGACATCTACGACGAGCGTTTCGTCCCCGGAGGCTTCAAGAACGCCGATGAGGTGAAGCGCTTCAGAGAGAGGTTTAGGCCTGCTTCTTTACAGCTACAGGATTCCGAATGCTCGAAGGTCGAGCGTGGCATGAAGGTTTGTGCCTCTTATTCCTTCAAAGACGATGACGTTCGGTTCCAAGACGCCATCGTCGAAGAG GTGGAGTTCAAGAAGCATGCTTTCAGAAATGGAGAAGAGGAGTGCTTATGCATCTTTATGCTTTCATGGTTGCATGGTCCAAAAGTTGGGACTATGACAGCTACCAGTGTTGCAAATATTTGCACACTCCAATCTTCTGCAAACACTAATCAAACATTAAACTCTTTTTTAAATATAACAATGGAGAAGATGAAAGCCACCTTACTTACTTCTGATTCAGACTCAAAAAAAGGCGGTGACAATGGGCACTTGAGGAGTACAGCACAGGCATTTGAAG AGATTATTAGCAATAGCTGGCCAAAAATAGAGCAAGATGTAGATATGGGAGGGGAAACTTCACTTATGAATAGAATCACTGGCTATCACCATTTTGTATTAATTGACAATTTGGAGAAAGACTTGTCCCCAAGAATAGTTGTGGAATTCATACATAAGCAGACTACCATATCAACACAAGTGTGCATTTTTCCAAGCTTGTCTTCAGAGACATACACGAGGGGAACCATTGTATCGGATTGTAAAGAGAACCTGGAGAAATTATTGAAATTTTTGGAGAACCCAAATCACATTATAACATCCTCGACAGGAAG GCCGTGGGTAATCACTGAAAAGATACCAAGGCATGGATTGTTTAGAACATTAATTGGGAACCTGAACGAGAAGTCATTG AAGAAATTACAGAGCAGAAATACTAATTGCAAAGAATTAAAGCTCTGTCACTTTGGAACTAAAGAATACATGACAGCTAAGCAGCTAAGGGATTTATTCGTGGAGTTTGCAGATCATCAGCAGCGAATGCACAAGAAGCTTGCATTGGAAGAGAGAAAAATCTTACACATGTCTCACCCAGATTCGCTGATTCAAGCAAAAGATTAA
- the LOC131148497 gene encoding uncharacterized protein LOC131148497 isoform X2: MAAAESDPDLAAADTDLEFLYSNDSWYSVRLVLHADMLTVKYRDFPDIYDERFVPGGFKNADEVKRFRERFRPASLQLQDSECSKVERGMKVCASYSFKDDDVRFQDAIVEEVEFKKHAFRNGEEECLCIFMLSWLHGPKVGTMTATSVANICTLQSSANTNQTLNSFLNITMEKMKATLLTSDSDSKKGGDNGHLRSTAQAFEEIISNSWPKIEQDVDMGGETSLMNRITGYHHFVLIDNLEKDLSPRIVVEFIHKQTTISTQVCIFPSLSSETYTRGTIVSDCKENLEKLLKFLENPNHIITSSTGRRNYRAEILIAKN; encoded by the exons ATGGCTGCTGCAGAATCTGATCCCGACTTAGCTGCGGCCGATACCGACCTCGAATTCCTCTACTCAAACGACTCCTGGTACTCCGTACGGCTGGTTCTCCATGCTGACATGCTCACCGTCAAGTACCGCGACTTCCCCGACATCTACGACGAGCGTTTCGTCCCCGGAGGCTTCAAGAACGCCGATGAGGTGAAGCGCTTCAGAGAGAGGTTTAGGCCTGCTTCTTTACAGCTACAGGATTCCGAATGCTCGAAGGTCGAGCGTGGCATGAAGGTTTGTGCCTCTTATTCCTTCAAAGACGATGACGTTCGGTTCCAAGACGCCATCGTCGAAGAG GTGGAGTTCAAGAAGCATGCTTTCAGAAATGGAGAAGAGGAGTGCTTATGCATCTTTATGCTTTCATGGTTGCATGGTCCAAAAGTTGGGACTATGACAGCTACCAGTGTTGCAAATATTTGCACACTCCAATCTTCTGCAAACACTAATCAAACATTAAACTCTTTTTTAAATATAACAATGGAGAAGATGAAAGCCACCTTACTTACTTCTGATTCAGACTCAAAAAAAGGCGGTGACAATGGGCACTTGAGGAGTACAGCACAGGCATTTGAAG AGATTATTAGCAATAGCTGGCCAAAAATAGAGCAAGATGTAGATATGGGAGGGGAAACTTCACTTATGAATAGAATCACTGGCTATCACCATTTTGTATTAATTGACAATTTGGAGAAAGACTTGTCCCCAAGAATAGTTGTGGAATTCATACATAAGCAGACTACCATATCAACACAAGTGTGCATTTTTCCAAGCTTGTCTTCAGAGACATACACGAGGGGAACCATTGTATCGGATTGTAAAGAGAACCTGGAGAAATTATTGAAATTTTTGGAGAACCCAAATCACATTATAACATCCTCGACAGGAAG AAGAAATTACAGAGCAGAAATACTAATTGCAAAGAATTAA